In Fusarium fujikuroi IMI 58289 draft genome, chromosome FFUJ_chr08, one genomic interval encodes:
- a CDS encoding related to cupin domain protein yields the protein MADSSENDSNRPRENVKILYDYELTNAPGKSIVGIEVHYGPGGWTPPHTHSGATVAATVIKGQLLSGMNGNPPKVYHAGESFREYPGCHHTVSKNPSGTEDTTFIAVMVIDTEVVKKGYQNLIVLDKEWE from the exons ATGGCAGACAGTTCTGAGAACGATAG CAATCGCCCTCGCGAAAATGTCAAGATCCTCTACGACTACGAACTTACCAACGCACCCGGCAAGTCCATCGTTGGTATCGAGGTCCACTATGGTCCTGGCGGATGGACACCTCCGCATACTCACTCTGGTGCAACTGTTGCCGCCACTGTGATCAAGGGTCAACTCCTCAGCGGGATGAATGGTAACCCGCCCAAGGTGTACCATGCGGGCGAGAGCTTCCGCGAATATCCTGGATGCCATCACACCGTCAGCAAGAATCCCAGTGGAACTGAGGACACCACTTTCATTGCTGTGATGGTCATTGATACTGAGGTTGTGAAGAAGGGATATCAGAACCTGATTGTTTTGGACAAGGAATGGGAATAA